AGACAGCAAAGTTAAGACTCACTGAGTCAGTTATTGGGTTATAAGGAACTGGAGACAGCAGAATTAAGACTCACTGAGTCAGTTATTGGGTTATAAGGAACTGGAGACAGCAGAATTAAGACTCACTGAGTCAGTTATTGGGTTATAAGGAACTGGAGACAGCAGAATTAAGACTCACTGAGTCAGTTATTGGGTTATAAGGAACTGGAGACAGCAAAGTTAAGACTCACTGAGTCAGTTTTTGGGTTATAAGGAACTAGAGACAGCAGAATTAAGACTCACTGAGTCAGTTATTGGGTTATAAGTAACTAGAGACAGCAAAGTTAAGACTCACTGAGTCAGTTATTGGGTTATAAGTAACTAGAGACAGCAAAGTTAAGACTCACTGAGTCAGTTATTGGGTTATAAGGAACTGGAGACAGCAAAATTAAGACTCACTGAGTCAGTTATTGGGTTATAAGGAACTGGAGACAGCAGAATTAAGACTCACTGAGTCAGTTATTGGGTTATAAGGAACTAGAGACAGCAAAGTTAAGACTCACTGAGTCAGTTATTGGGTTATAAGGAACTGGAGACAGCAAAATTAAGACTCACTGAGTCAGTTATTGGGTTATAAGGAACTGGAGACAGCAGAATTAAGACTCACTGAGTCAGTTATTGGGTTATAAGGAACTGGAGACAGCAGAATTAAGACTCACTGAGTCAGTTTTTGGGTTATAAGGAACTAGAGACAGCAAAGTTAAGACTCACTGAGTCAGTTATTGGGTTATAAGGAACTGGAGACAGCAGAGTTAAGATTCACTGAGTCAGTTATTGGGTTATAAGGAACTGGAGACAGCAGAGTTAAGATTCACTGAGTCAGTTATTGGGTTATAAGGAACTGGAGACAGCAGAATTAAGACTCACTGAGTCAGTTTTTGGGTTATAAGGAACTGGAGACAGCAGAATTAAGACTCACTGAGTCAGTTATTGGGTTATAAGGAACTGGAGACAGCAAAGTTAAGACTCACTGAGTCAGTTTTTGGGTTATAAGGAACTGGAGACAGCAGAATTAAGACTCACTGAGTCAGTTTTTGGGTTATAAGGAACTGGAGACAGCAGAATTAAAACTCACTGAGTCAGTTTTTGGGTTATAAGGAACTGGAGACAGCAAAGTTAAGACTCACTGAGTCAGTTATTGGGTTATAAGGAACTGGAGACAGCAGAATTAAGACTCACTGAGTCAGTTATTGGGTTATAAGGAACTGGAGACAGCAAAGTTAAGACTCACTGAGTCAGTTATTGGGTTATAAGAAACTGGAGACAGCAAAGTTAAGACTCACTAAGAGTCAATGTAAATTGCTTTTCTTGCTCAACATTGTTTCATAACAGAAAGTTGTTATCTGGTCAGACCTGGCCACTGAGAGATATTCCAGAAGGCTTGCCTGTGGCAACCTTAAGAAGTCTTTTGTCAAACAGAGGAGTCTGCTGTGGAGTGGCCGTCCACATTGTATCCCTAGATACTGCTGGTGTAGCAAAGCCAGTTATTTTCTTCCTACAAGCAaacataaatttaatatttagaaGTTTTGGAAACGATTTCTCAGATAAGGTGAGATAAGTCGTGCATGCTAATTGGCCACGCAAGTACAACCTTTCAATTAGCATATGGAGATAAACTCACTCCTTTACTATGGGCTTCGTACCCTGCTTCCAATTATTTTCAACATTCTCAAGAATGTCACTGATGTTGGCACCTTCGACCTCAGAGACTCTCCTATCATCAAGTTGTAAAACCTTTCCTGTAGCAAAAAGTAACTGTTGCTTTTATCAAAGGTCTAGCGGTAAGCAATTCCAGTGTTCGCCTCTCATACAAGATTACAAAACTTCGCCACGATTACTGGATATCTGTCACgttttaaaacaacaaaaacaggTTGAGAAATCTAAAGGATTATCCTTAGACACATATAGTCCTACACAAATCTCTAGAGGCTTAAATATATTCATCCATAAAGTCGCTTAAAGACCCTTAAGGTCTTCCATATGTTTTAAGGCCACTCAAAGAGTCATGCGTATGTTCCAAGAGTATCCATGAATCTTCAGAGTTATGCATAGACCAATAAGGCTGTGCATTAGGTTATTCATAAATGTATAGGGCTGTTCATGAAGTTATCCATAGTAGCATACATTACAAAATACTATGCTTCCAGTGACCATAGTAGGTTTCAAACAATCATAGCAAAGGGTTGATCATAGTCCAATGAACTTGCATGCCAGATGTAACCATAATTCGCAAAGGAACCAAAAAAAGCTATTCAATTTTCAACGCACTCACGACTCTCAGAAGTGACTTTTATTACCATCCACAACATATTTTCTTTTACAGAAGAGCATGATCAGCCATCTATGAATAACCCTCGGCTTTATAGACCATATGGTCTTTGAAAGGCACAACGGATCAGACTGGAACATGTCTTCGgacaaaaaaatcttttttacagAACTATAAGTGAGCCACAATCTTGACTGTTTCTAAGCAGATGCAACACAAGTGAGTAACCTTATAAAAgaaatttttgatttttagcTTAATAGGCAGTTTTTGCCATAAAAACCCGCCTGATATCTCATCTTTTTAGCAAAGTATTATATTTAGCTGCAACATGCTTAAAGCTATTGATAATGACATACACACAACTAAAATGAAAATTGAATCGCAGCAATTTAACCAACTGTAGTtagaatgtaaattttaaaaaataccaTAACGCAAATCTActtataaaactaataaaattatacGTCTTTTTTCAGATACATGAGCGACACTTTAAGATAAATTTTACTGCTGTTAAACTATGCATGAGATGATAAGTTTTCATTAATTTGGGAACCAAGTATACAAATTTGTGtaaagcaataaaaaattaactCACTGAAGCCTCCCTCATTTAAATATACATTcaaaattttagcaataaaCGCTTcaacacaaaaataatttctagTCAAACAAGAAAGTTTGACTAGAAATTTGTAGGTAAGAAACAAGAAAGTTTAATAAATTAACTGGCAGAGCATGTAAGTATTAAATGTAGCATAGAGAGACATCGAGGGCTTGAACAAGAAAAGTTAAATAACTCGGGACGAATACGTTTAAACAGTATAACTGAAAAATTCTATTTTCTTTGGAGTATTTAAGCAAGGCTTAATATAAATGTCACATGACAACTCAACATAACATGACAACTCCTGTTATTCCTTAAAACAGCTGCATGTAaacattcattcattcattgtgACTGGCATAAAATCTGGTCGTTGGCAAGCCTCTGAGCAATAGAAATAACAACGGCAGTAGTTGCAATAAAAGCACAACTGACCATTTATGCATTAGCTAGAGCAACAGCTGTTCTAGTTCCTTATATTAACCACTTCAGGAAATATGATAGGCGAAATGAGGAGGTAATACATACTTCGATATTCAGAGATGGGCATTGAAGCCTCCTCAGGAGTCAGCTGAACAAGGAGAGCTTTTCCTGCTAACTCTATCGACCTACACGTGGCCAGACAGTCGGCATCCAGCTCTTCCAAGTGTTGTTGCACTATAAAAGAAAGGAAAAGTTTAATAGTTGATATAGATGCGAATAAAGTCTTGTAAGTGGCACTCTATAGGTATAATGTAGATTATAATGTTGCATCTATGAATATGATGTCAAGTATAAGGTCTATAAGTATAATGTATAGATTATAATGTTGCATCTATGAATATAATATGTCAAGTATAAGGTCTATAGGTATAATGTATAGATTATAATGTTGCATCTATGAATATGATGAATAGAGTGTAAGGTAGTGtctatgagtataatatatagaaTGTAATAATAACCTATAGCCAACAATCCACCTGTTCAAATATGAACTTACTTTCCTGATTAATCTGTTCTTTCAATGCTTTCAACTTGGCTGCACGTTGTCTCTGTGTAAGCTGTTTCCCTTCATCCCCTTCAGGCATAATCACCTCCTTAACCTTGCGTTCACCAACCATCCTTTTGGGCATCTTCACTCAAGCCTAATattgaacaataaaaatcttgaaaaaGCAAAAACAGTATTGGATGAATAAAACAAGATGAACTTTAGTTATCAACCAAGTTGGGtcaatggttgaaaaatagaacgccaccctttaattgaacgccacctctatttgaccaccattttgacattctttgagctttacgaacccataatagcaaatgaTCAATAAAAAAGTATCCACAAAATGGTGCCAATTATGACTGGGTCAACTCATTAACAATTAATTATCTCGGGTTGCTGTTTATATCGAAGTtcattttctaactccaaagcttaaggttttcttttaaaactttgaaagcaatgccatagaaataattactaaagacggttcccaacctacgaacgagttacgttccgaacgattgttcgtaaggtgaagtTGTTCGTAAGTtacttcagtgctatattttgtattataatttatgtttaaggactatataagtatattgaagatttatataagtatgtttaaggcttgtataagtaacctgtactggtttgtactgaaaaaaatctttaataaaatagagataatactttggtggacgccgggccatgacactgcatttcttatttattgtatgtcttgtcctttctattatattgttgctttaatcgttatgctataacttatcgttgttgtctaatttttttgtatgtgttgtccatttattatatcgttgtttcactcgttatgctattgttatatctgatataccgtcataacactatcccttatcgtcacttatattgttgtcataccaatgCGCTAGCGGTCcgatttattcaccttgttagccggtgttcttactgtttgccgttagccggaacggttgatattattgcatataaaggagtgcgctcatttagttgagcagagcagatagccgtacgctcctcggctagtgaaatttccttcgctaattaaaagctgaacgaaactacacacactctcttctctttatttattagtctagatcgtgccgaGTAAAAGCTGGCAAATCCCTTTacaatatgtacagtaaaaataaaaaagttctttgcgcactggagatatGTTCACGCACCTATGCACTGCAACAAACTGGGCAGAGAAAGGTagatgctgggtggtgcttctaAGTAGTGcctacgcgcagacctgttcgtatgtaccgttgttcgtaactcgaatgttcgtaagtagggaaccgtccgTAACTGTATcaaactaatagtagttccttgttaaACGGGGTTTTGATACTGCGATATATGAGAAAAACgttttacatttatgatggaatttgtaataatatttcgttctactaaaagtttataatataattattttgtgaaaggtttttaaaatagcaacgcgtaaaagttttgctctgctaaaaaactgtttggacgctaatattgatTAGTTCAGAAGAAGTGCTGAGGTAagcagacactgtggaaggtattaaacAGCCAGAAAAAGACGATATGGTTCCATACAAAAACGACAATCAGAACGCAAActgccgagcaaacgatgcacatattttcatctaaaattttttaatttttgtttctgcaagtattataattatggtttgtttatgtcatttgttcttgaatatatatttgtcgcatatgatagattattattatattacttaaaaaataaacttgcaggtttatagcatactatttccacgaccaaacgagcggatgcgaagtttgggagtttttatgataaatgcatgtgcacacaacttacgaaaattattcattaacaatgagacgaacccttgctttgaaatctcatcaacaaatttaaccatcgttttgtaaa
The genomic region above belongs to Watersipora subatra chromosome 1, tzWatSuba1.1, whole genome shotgun sequence and contains:
- the LOC137385606 gene encoding uncharacterized protein isoform X2, giving the protein MKQELKMPKRMVGERKVKEVIMPEGDEGKQLTQRQRAAKLKALKEQINQEMQQHLEELDADCLATCRSIELAGKALLVQLTPEEASMPISEYRRKVLQLDDRRVSEVEGANISDILENVENNWKQGTKPIVKEKKITGFATPAVSRDTMWTATPQQTPLFDKRLLKVATGKPSGISLSGQAIENIDMTKLSKAKKEELSNLFTAALQKLK
- the LOC137385606 gene encoding uncharacterized protein isoform X1, with product MPKRMVGERKVKEVIMPEGDEGKQLTQRQRAAKLKALKEQINQEMQQHLEELDADCLATCRSIELAGKALLVQLTPEEASMPISEYRRKVLQLDDRRVSEVEGANISDILENVENNWKQGTKPIVKEKKITGFATPAVSRDTMWTATPQQTPLFDKRLLKVATGKPSGISLSGQAIENIDMTKLSKAKKEELSNLFTAALQKLK